One window of the Natrinema sp. HArc-T2 genome contains the following:
- a CDS encoding phage tail protein has protein sequence MATDTNQTDPYAQYNFEVEVDGKPVAGFAEVAGITMELETVPYREGGVNDHVHQLPGQFAHANLVLQRGLTKNTTFWEWIQTVMSGTLTRKNVIVTVKDGFRGDSQWGWEFAGAYPTKWSGPDLVSTKRGMAIESIELAYERFSTLSGMPD, from the coding sequence ATGGCTACAGACACGAACCAAACCGATCCCTACGCACAGTACAACTTCGAGGTCGAGGTCGACGGCAAGCCGGTCGCCGGCTTCGCCGAGGTCGCCGGGATAACGATGGAACTGGAAACCGTCCCGTACCGAGAGGGCGGCGTCAACGATCACGTCCACCAGTTACCCGGCCAGTTCGCACACGCAAACCTCGTCCTCCAGCGCGGGCTGACGAAAAACACGACCTTCTGGGAGTGGATCCAGACGGTTATGAGCGGGACGCTCACTAGGAAAAACGTCATCGTCACGGTAAAAGATGGCTTTCGTGGCGACAGTCAATGGGGGTGGGAGTTCGCCGGCGCCTATCCGACGAAGTGGTCGGGACCGGACCTCGTGAGTACCAAACGAGGAATGGCGATCGAGTCGATCGAGTTGGCTTACGAGCGTTTCTCGACGCTGTCAGGAATGCCGGACTGA
- a CDS encoding DUF6760 family protein: MYEPDRLYEEVAFVAYHFGWSHEAVLNMPHWERQRWCTEISEINDRMNETPSERGRNHRRSVGRGRGRGRDDASGGIVLRNPPDSD, translated from the coding sequence TTGTACGAGCCGGACCGCCTCTACGAGGAGGTCGCGTTCGTGGCCTACCATTTCGGGTGGAGCCACGAGGCGGTGTTGAACATGCCACACTGGGAACGCCAGCGCTGGTGTACGGAGATCAGCGAGATTAACGACCGAATGAACGAGACACCATCCGAGCGAGGGCGGAACCACCGGCGCAGTGTCGGTCGGGGTCGCGGACGCGGACGCGACGATGCCAGCGGTGGGATCGTCCTGCGGAATCCACCGGACTCCGACTGA
- a CDS encoding phage tail protein, translated as MTDSHGPLRQTEFKVELDGVGVPGFVEVELPAMRTEQVEYREGNDPSHNRKLWGDTQYDDLILVRGANKKNEELYKWRKAVDQGKMDDGGRKNIAVIIMNEVGDSVLRFEFTNAWIKEYRPPTLNSHGGGGQGNLATESYVVTFDEMERKNV; from the coding sequence ATGACAGATTCACACGGTCCACTTCGACAAACCGAATTCAAGGTCGAGCTCGACGGCGTCGGCGTCCCCGGCTTCGTCGAGGTCGAACTACCAGCGATGCGAACCGAACAGGTCGAATACCGCGAAGGGAACGACCCATCACACAACCGGAAGCTCTGGGGGGATACCCAGTACGACGACCTCATTCTCGTTCGCGGTGCGAACAAGAAAAACGAGGAACTCTACAAGTGGCGGAAAGCCGTCGATCAGGGAAAGATGGACGACGGCGGTCGCAAGAACATCGCCGTGATCATCATGAACGAAGTCGGCGACTCGGTGCTTCGGTTCGAGTTCACGAATGCGTGGATCAAGGAGTACCGACCGCCGACGCTCAACTCCCACGGCGGGGGCGGACAGGGTAATCTCGCGACAGAGTCTTACGTCGTTACCTTCGACGAAATGGAGCGCAAGAACGTATGA